Proteins encoded within one genomic window of Flavobacterium sp. NG2:
- a CDS encoding DUF6913 domain-containing protein: protein MLLKYLKEFSVKRKLKNSLFAEKKQPNSNAIKTVGLLIDESYFKNKKLLVEQLVTSGFLKVNIDVLVYRSRSSKNKVCEYPVFTSNDVNWNGVINNQVVTDFIDKEFDLLISYYDVEKAILLLVTHHSKADLKVGFSSIDKRLNNLMININAENYKVFVHELFRYLKILNKI, encoded by the coding sequence ATGCTGTTGAAATATTTAAAGGAATTTTCAGTAAAAAGGAAGTTGAAAAACAGTTTGTTTGCAGAGAAAAAACAACCTAATTCCAATGCCATTAAGACAGTTGGTTTGCTAATTGACGAAAGTTATTTTAAAAATAAAAAGTTGTTGGTGGAGCAGTTAGTTACTTCGGGCTTTTTAAAAGTAAACATTGATGTTCTGGTTTATAGAAGTAGGTCTAGTAAGAATAAGGTGTGTGAGTATCCTGTTTTTACTTCTAATGATGTTAACTGGAATGGTGTTATAAATAATCAAGTAGTAACTGATTTTATAGACAAAGAATTTGATTTATTAATTAGTTATTATGATGTGGAAAAAGCGATTTTATTGCTAGTCACACATCATTCAAAAGCAGATTTAAAAGTTGGTTTTTCTTCTATTGACAAACGATTAAATAATTTGATGATCAATATAAATGCTGAGAATTATAAAGTATTTGTACATGAATTGTTTAGATACTTAAAAATATTAAATAAAATATAA
- the ligA gene encoding NAD-dependent DNA ligase LigA, whose protein sequence is MDILSQILLLREELDQHNYNYYVLDNPIITDYDFDLKLKQLQELEVKHPEYFDENSPTQRVGGAITKNFQTIAHEQRMYSLDNSYSKEDLLDWEKRIQKQLGDVPLEYTCELKYDGASISITYENGQLVRAVTRGDGFQGDDVTNNVKTINAVPLRLKGDYPAKFDIRGEIILPFAGFEKMNQELIEIGEAPYSNPRNTASGSLKLQDSALVAKRPLDCLLYSIVGGGLELESQFEALHKARDWGFKVPQEARLAGNLEAVFEFIDYWDVHRHELPYETDGVVVKVNSIQYQEELGFTAKSPRWAMAYKFKSEQVSTKLNSISYQVGRTGAITPVANLEPVQLAGTIVKRASLHNADQIEKLDIRIGDTVFVEKGGEIIPKIIAVDLKQRPENSVVTHYITHCPECQTELVRNEGEANHYCPNFYGCPPQIIGRIQHFISRKAMDIEGLGGETVALLFNNGLVHNYADLYQLTVEQILPLERMAQKSAENLVNGVADSKNIPFERVLYALGIRFVGETVAKKLAKHYKNIDALSKASLMDLILVDEIGERIAQSVIDFFENKENTIIIERLKEYGVQFEVVEKVNLDATEILLGKTFVVSGVFTEFSRDDLKKAIEDNGGKVGSSISSKTDYVVAGDNMGPAKLEKASKLNIPIISETDFMEMLKES, encoded by the coding sequence ATGGATATTCTATCGCAAATATTGTTGTTAAGAGAGGAACTTGATCAGCATAATTATAATTATTATGTTTTGGATAATCCGATTATTACGGATTATGACTTTGATTTGAAATTAAAACAACTCCAAGAGCTTGAAGTAAAACACCCTGAATATTTTGACGAAAATTCACCTACGCAACGAGTAGGTGGAGCAATTACTAAAAATTTCCAAACTATTGCTCATGAGCAAAGAATGTATTCTTTGGATAATTCCTATTCTAAAGAAGATTTATTAGACTGGGAAAAACGGATTCAGAAACAGCTAGGAGATGTTCCATTAGAGTATACTTGTGAGCTTAAATACGACGGTGCTTCCATATCTATTACTTATGAAAACGGACAATTAGTGCGTGCGGTAACGCGTGGAGATGGTTTTCAAGGGGACGATGTAACGAATAATGTAAAAACTATAAATGCCGTTCCGTTGCGATTGAAAGGCGATTATCCGGCTAAATTTGATATTCGAGGGGAGATTATTTTGCCTTTCGCTGGTTTCGAAAAAATGAATCAGGAATTGATAGAAATAGGGGAAGCGCCTTATTCTAATCCAAGAAATACAGCTTCTGGTAGTTTGAAATTACAAGATAGTGCCTTGGTAGCTAAAAGACCTTTGGATTGTTTACTGTACTCAATTGTAGGGGGAGGCTTGGAACTTGAATCTCAGTTTGAAGCATTGCACAAAGCTAGGGATTGGGGTTTTAAAGTACCGCAAGAGGCGCGATTGGCGGGTAATCTAGAAGCTGTATTTGAATTCATTGACTATTGGGATGTGCATCGCCATGAGTTGCCTTATGAGACGGACGGGGTAGTTGTTAAGGTGAATTCTATACAGTATCAAGAAGAGTTAGGTTTTACGGCTAAATCACCTCGATGGGCTATGGCTTATAAATTCAAGTCGGAGCAGGTTTCGACTAAATTAAATTCGATTTCGTATCAAGTGGGAAGAACGGGGGCGATTACACCTGTGGCTAATTTAGAGCCAGTGCAGTTGGCTGGAACAATTGTAAAACGGGCATCCCTACATAATGCTGACCAAATTGAGAAATTAGATATTCGAATTGGAGATACTGTTTTTGTTGAAAAAGGAGGAGAAATCATTCCTAAGATTATAGCTGTTGATTTAAAGCAGCGTCCAGAAAATTCAGTGGTTACTCATTATATCACTCATTGTCCAGAATGTCAAACCGAATTGGTGCGAAATGAAGGAGAGGCGAATCATTATTGCCCAAATTTCTACGGATGTCCGCCTCAGATTATTGGTCGTATTCAGCATTTTATTTCTCGTAAAGCGATGGATATTGAAGGATTGGGAGGGGAAACTGTAGCTCTGTTGTTTAATAATGGTTTAGTGCATAATTACGCTGATTTGTATCAGTTGACGGTGGAGCAAATTTTGCCTTTGGAGCGAATGGCTCAAAAATCAGCAGAGAATTTAGTTAATGGTGTGGCTGATTCTAAGAATATCCCTTTTGAACGAGTATTGTATGCTTTAGGAATTCGTTTTGTAGGTGAAACTGTAGCTAAAAAATTGGCTAAACATTATAAAAACATTGATGCACTTTCCAAAGCTAGTTTGATGGACTTGATTTTAGTTGATGAAATTGGAGAGCGAATTGCGCAAAGTGTGATTGATTTTTTTGAGAACAAAGAAAATACTATTATTATCGAACGTTTGAAGGAGTACGGAGTTCAGTTTGAAGTTGTAGAAAAGGTGAACCTAGATGCAACGGAGATTCTTTTAGGGAAAACGTTTGTGGTTTCAGGAGTGTTTACGGAGTTTTCTCGTGATGATTTAAAGAAAGCGATTGAAGATAATGGGGGGAAAGTAGGAAGTTCTATTTCATCAAAAACGGACTATGTTGTAGCGGGTGATAATATGGGGCCTGCTAAATTGGAAAAGGCAAGTAAATTGAATATTCCAATCATTTCGGAAACGGACTTTATGGAGATGCTTAAGGAAAGTTAG